A single region of the Sorghum bicolor cultivar BTx623 chromosome 9, Sorghum_bicolor_NCBIv3, whole genome shotgun sequence genome encodes:
- the LOC8075952 gene encoding transcription factor SRM1, which translates to MDPKFNGDWTANEIETVRSIIASHDAKIRWSNNRDAMHYGIVEELHARFPRKDKRQVIDLYVDLVVEMVNAIPMSSNQLPMTVSNGHVVDNFEVTVENLGVHNMDEMKAQRMVEEQHHRKVVVPQQDKQRARRFWTLDEHRNFLFGLCAYGRGNWKNISKDFVTTKTPVQVSSHAQKFFRRQESTTKKQRYSINDVSLYDTKPCSNAYNPYCYGSGGQLTSMDNLTQVYSPFQGPASQAGSSHTITWAAGQQTPLHSSATPVMEEDGTQMEWTNYY; encoded by the exons ATGGATCCCAAGTTCAATGGTGACTGGACTGCCAACGAGATCGAGACGGTGAGATCTATCATCGCTAGTCACGATGCCAAAATCCGATGGAGCAACAACAGGGATGCTATGCACTATGGCATTGTGGAAGAGCTCCATGCAAGGTTCCCAAGGAAGGATAAGCGTCAGGTAATTGACTTATATGTTGATCTTGTGGTGGAGATGGTAAATGCAATACCGATGAGCAGCAACCAGCTGCCTATGACGGTGAGCAACGGCCATGTGGTCGACAATTTTGAAGTGACGGTGGAGAACCTAGGCGTGCACAACATGGATGAGATGAAGGCCCAGAGGATGGTGGAGGAACAACACCACAGGAAAGTTGTTGTTCCTCAACAGGACAAGCAACGCGCAAGGAGGTTTTGGACTCTGGATGAGCACAG GAATTTCCTGTTTGGCCTTTGCGCGTATGGACGAGGTAATTGGAAGAACATCTCTAAGGACTTCGTCACCACTAAAACGCCAGTGCAGGTCTCTAGCCATGCACAGAAGTTCTTTCGTAGGCAGGAGAGCACCACAAAGAAGCAGCGCTACAGCATCAATGACGTCAGCCTCTATGACACTAAGCCATGTAGCAATGCTTACAACCCATACTGCTATGGCTCTGGTGGCCAGCTCACTTCCATGGACAACCTCACACAGGTTTATTCTCCCTTCCAAGGCCCTGCCAGTCAGGCGGGCAGCAGCCATACAATCACCTGGGCTGCGGGTCAGCAGACGCCGCTTCATTCTTCTGCAACTCCAGTGATGGAGGAGGATGGGACCCAAATGGAATGGACCAATTATTATTAG